One Micromonospora eburnea genomic region harbors:
- a CDS encoding HAD family hydrolase: MSRERATALLVDFDGVLRRWDPAVAAAVEREYGLTEGVLGEIAMSWGLLQPVLTGQVSHAQWMSSVADALTPSLGDPVRARAAVEEWQRYRGEVDPDVLAFIRAVRAAGVRVGLGTNATDLLDVDLATLGLTDEFDAVVNSSAVGVNKPAKEYFQAACAALETPPARVLFVDDEDRNVSGARVAGLSAHRWTGPGDLRYLRAALES; encoded by the coding sequence GTGAGTCGGGAACGCGCGACCGCGCTGCTGGTGGACTTCGACGGCGTGCTGCGCCGCTGGGATCCGGCGGTGGCCGCCGCCGTCGAGCGGGAGTACGGGCTCACCGAGGGCGTACTGGGCGAGATAGCCATGTCGTGGGGTCTGCTCCAGCCGGTGCTCACCGGCCAGGTCAGCCACGCGCAGTGGATGAGCAGCGTGGCCGACGCACTCACCCCCTCGCTGGGCGACCCGGTCCGGGCCCGCGCGGCGGTGGAGGAGTGGCAGCGTTACCGGGGCGAGGTCGACCCGGACGTGCTCGCTTTCATCCGTGCGGTGCGGGCGGCCGGCGTACGGGTGGGGCTGGGCACCAACGCCACCGACCTGCTCGACGTCGACCTGGCGACGCTCGGTCTGACCGACGAGTTCGACGCGGTGGTGAACTCCTCGGCCGTCGGGGTGAACAAGCCGGCCAAGGAGTACTTCCAGGCAGCCTGCGCGGCGCTGGAGACCCCGCCGGCGCGGGTGCTCTTCGTCGACGACGAGGATCGGAATGTCTCCGGCGCCCGCGTGGCCGGCCTGTCGGCGCACCGCTGGACCGGCCCGGGGGACCTGCGCTACCTGCGCGCCGCGCTGGAATCCTGA
- a CDS encoding DinB family protein has protein sequence MTWRAPEITRKNEPYVGDERTMLEGWLEYHRDTLLLKCAGLTAEQLRTASVEPSALTLLGLVRHLAEVEAWWFRENFARQSVDYPYYIPDNPDADHDVSNADAEADFATYQREVELARAAAAGRSLDETFIEVGPKKRTFNLRWVYVHMIEEYARHNGHADLIRERIDGVTGD, from the coding sequence ATGACCTGGAGAGCGCCGGAAATCACCCGGAAGAACGAGCCCTACGTCGGCGACGAGCGCACCATGCTGGAAGGCTGGCTCGAATACCACCGCGACACCCTGCTACTCAAGTGTGCCGGGCTGACCGCCGAGCAGTTGCGCACGGCGAGCGTCGAGCCCTCGGCGCTGACCCTGCTCGGCCTGGTCCGGCACCTGGCCGAGGTGGAGGCCTGGTGGTTCCGGGAGAACTTCGCCAGACAGTCGGTCGACTACCCGTACTACATCCCGGATAATCCGGACGCCGACCACGACGTCAGCAACGCCGACGCCGAGGCCGACTTCGCCACGTACCAGCGCGAGGTCGAGCTGGCCCGCGCCGCCGCAGCCGGCCGTTCCCTGGACGAGACCTTCATCGAGGTCGGCCCGAAGAAGCGCACCTTCAACCTGCGCTGGGTGTACGTGCACATGATCGAGGAGTACGCCCGGCACAACGGCCACGCCGACCTGATCCGCGAACGGATCGACGGCGTAACCGGCGACTGA
- a CDS encoding universal stress protein, whose translation MSTPVEREEYGPESRPLPFERGTDGPRVVLVGVDGSRTSLRAASYAAGLARRQRSGLVVVFVSSPAPYAAMMSGVVAGAVQQTHDELAAELRDECRRGAEELGLPVTFLCRRGDAYTELCAAADEFRADLVVVGASEQAGHRLVGSVATRLVRTGRWPVVVVP comes from the coding sequence ATGAGCACGCCGGTCGAGCGTGAGGAGTACGGCCCGGAGTCCCGGCCGCTGCCGTTCGAACGTGGCACGGACGGGCCTCGGGTGGTGCTGGTCGGCGTGGACGGCAGCCGCACCTCGCTGCGGGCCGCCTCGTACGCGGCCGGGCTGGCCCGCCGGCAGCGCTCCGGCCTGGTGGTGGTCTTCGTCAGCTCCCCGGCCCCGTACGCCGCGATGATGTCGGGCGTGGTGGCCGGGGCGGTCCAGCAGACCCACGACGAGTTGGCCGCCGAGTTGCGCGACGAGTGCCGGCGCGGCGCGGAGGAGCTGGGCCTGCCGGTCACGTTCCTGTGCCGGCGGGGCGACGCGTACACCGAGCTGTGTGCGGCGGCCGACGAGTTCCGCGCGGACCTGGTGGTGGTCGGGGCGTCCGAGCAAGCCGGGCACCGTCTGGTCGGCTCGGTCGCCACCCGCCTGGTCCGCACCGGCCGCTGGCCCGTCGTCGTGGTGCCCTGA
- a CDS encoding MDR family MFS transporter, with amino-acid sequence MTQATAPTRATAVGMTHRQILEALSGLLLGMFVAILSSTVVSNALPRIITELHGGQSAYTWVVTSTLLATTATTPIWGKLADLISKKLLVQLALGIFVLGSVLAGQSQSTGELIACRVLQGVGAGGLTALAQVIMATMIAPRERGRYSGYLGAVMAVGTIGGPLIGGVIVDTAWLGWRWCFYVGVPFAVLALIVLQKTLHLPVVKRPAKIDWWGATLITAAVSLLLIWVTLAGDRYEWISWQSAVMVAGAMLLGALAIRVEQRADEPMIPPRLFRNRTITLAVVASVAVGVGMFGASVFLGQYFQISRGESPTMSGLMTLPMIGGLLVASTVVGRIITNTGRWKRYLVAGSALLTVGFVLMGTVRADTPYWRLAIFMALIGLGLGMTMQNLVLAVQNTVGTHELGVASSTVAFFRSLGGAIGVSALGAVLAHKVKDYLADGLAGLGMRASGSGSGGTLPDVHTLPAPIRAVVESAYGHGAGDIFLAAAPFGLIALIAVALIKEVPLRQHTTSTEAGREATVAAGNNAPVVRTGGQE; translated from the coding sequence ATGACGCAGGCGACAGCGCCCACCCGGGCGACCGCCGTCGGCATGACCCACCGGCAGATCCTGGAGGCGCTCTCCGGCCTGCTGCTGGGCATGTTCGTCGCGATCCTCTCCTCCACGGTCGTCTCCAACGCGCTGCCGCGGATCATCACCGAGTTGCACGGCGGCCAGTCCGCGTACACCTGGGTGGTCACCTCGACGCTGCTGGCGACCACCGCGACCACTCCGATCTGGGGCAAGCTCGCCGACCTGATCAGCAAAAAGCTCCTGGTCCAGCTCGCCCTCGGGATCTTCGTGCTGGGCTCGGTGCTGGCCGGTCAGTCCCAGTCCACCGGCGAACTGATCGCCTGCCGAGTGCTCCAGGGCGTCGGCGCGGGCGGCCTGACCGCCCTCGCCCAGGTGATCATGGCCACGATGATCGCCCCGCGTGAGCGTGGCCGGTACAGCGGCTACCTCGGCGCGGTGATGGCCGTCGGCACCATCGGCGGCCCGCTGATCGGTGGCGTGATCGTCGACACCGCCTGGCTCGGCTGGCGCTGGTGCTTCTACGTCGGCGTGCCGTTCGCGGTCCTCGCCCTGATCGTGCTTCAGAAGACCCTGCACCTGCCGGTCGTGAAGCGCCCGGCGAAGATCGACTGGTGGGGCGCGACGCTGATCACCGCAGCCGTGTCGCTGCTGCTGATCTGGGTCACCCTGGCCGGCGACCGGTACGAGTGGATCTCCTGGCAGAGCGCGGTCATGGTGGCCGGTGCGATGCTGCTCGGCGCGCTCGCCATCCGGGTGGAGCAGCGGGCCGACGAGCCGATGATCCCGCCGCGCCTGTTCCGCAACCGCACCATCACCCTCGCCGTGGTCGCCAGCGTCGCGGTCGGCGTGGGCATGTTCGGCGCCTCGGTCTTCCTCGGCCAGTACTTCCAGATCAGCCGCGGCGAGAGCCCGACCATGTCCGGCCTGATGACCCTGCCGATGATCGGCGGCCTGCTGGTCGCCTCCACCGTGGTCGGCCGGATCATCACCAACACCGGCCGCTGGAAGCGTTACCTGGTCGCCGGCTCGGCCCTGCTCACGGTCGGCTTCGTCCTGATGGGCACGGTGCGCGCGGACACACCGTACTGGCGGCTCGCCATCTTCATGGCGCTGATCGGTCTCGGGCTGGGCATGACCATGCAGAACCTGGTCCTCGCCGTGCAGAACACCGTCGGCACGCACGAGCTCGGCGTGGCCAGCTCGACGGTCGCGTTCTTCCGCAGCCTCGGCGGCGCGATCGGCGTGAGCGCCCTCGGCGCGGTGCTCGCCCACAAGGTCAAGGACTACCTGGCCGACGGGCTGGCCGGGCTCGGCATGCGGGCCTCCGGCTCCGGCAGCGGCGGCACCCTGCCCGACGTACACACCCTGCCCGCCCCGATCCGCGCGGTGGTCGAGTCCGCGTACGGGCACGGCGCCGGGGACATCTTCCTGGCCGCCGCCCCGTTCGGGCTGATCGCCCTGATCGCGGTCGCCCTCATCAAGGAGGTGCCGCTGCGCCAGCACACGACCTCCACCGAGGCCGGGCGGGAGGCGACCGTCGCGGCCGGGAACAACGCCCCGGTGGTACGCACCGGCGGCCAGGAGTGA
- a CDS encoding MarR family winged helix-turn-helix transcriptional regulator yields the protein MDDHLPETLRAVEDELTALLRRGRALSWEVAREVHPNLEPNTYGLLLWLRRSGSIRLTDLAARLGIGKGTLSRQIAGLEGLGLVRRDPDPSDRRAAQLSLTEEGSRRFDAARAARFEQIRRTLRNWPERDVENFARLLHRFNETF from the coding sequence GTGGACGATCACCTTCCGGAGACCCTGCGCGCGGTGGAGGACGAGCTGACCGCGCTGCTGCGCCGCGGGCGGGCGCTGTCCTGGGAGGTCGCCCGGGAGGTGCACCCCAACCTGGAGCCGAACACGTACGGTCTGCTGCTCTGGCTGCGCCGGTCGGGCTCGATCCGGCTGACCGACCTGGCCGCCCGGCTGGGCATCGGCAAGGGCACGCTCAGCCGGCAGATCGCCGGGCTCGAAGGGCTGGGGCTGGTCCGCCGCGACCCGGACCCGAGCGATCGACGGGCGGCGCAGCTCAGCCTCACCGAGGAGGGCAGCCGCCGGTTCGACGCGGCACGGGCGGCCCGATTCGAACAGATCCGCCGTACGCTGCGGAACTGGCCGGAACGGGACGTCGAGAACTTCGCCCGACTGCTGCACCGGTTCAACGAGACCTTCTGA
- a CDS encoding alkaline phosphatase D family protein, with the protein MPSSRLLIGPLLRRVVGTRATVWVETSAPASVTVRTAGGATGTAPTFSAYDHHYAIVVVTGLTPDSATTYQVLIDDEVAWPVPESGFPPSVIRTRAADDRDQPVNLLFGSCRETTQHATARRLPPDALDAYARRLIADPDPAGLPDLLVLLGDQVYADVTSPTVRKLLRRRRRRPAGAPATQVVSFDEYTKLYLESWRDPEIRWLLSTVPSVMIFDDHEVIDDWNTSASWRADMRGQPWWAERIRSGLASYWVYQHLGNLSPDEIAADPLYAKVIATEDATGVLHEFGERVDREADVAHDTERWRAVQYQWSYALNLGRTRLVMLDNRSSRVLESGNRAMLPPGEWSWFLDRAHGVYDHLVVGASLPWLLPPGIHHVEAWNEKLADSRRPWVAKASEWLRRALDLEHWASFRRSFDALGELFARLGSGTPGGSGARVGAGPAYAPPASISVLSGDVHHSYVARARFADRTVHTPVHQLTCSPIHNQVPAAMRPLMRLGWNPGPAAATRALARAAGVGRPSVRWRRLAGPYFGNAVATLTHRGRSAEVVIEGTTADGQLHEVARQALSDQA; encoded by the coding sequence GTGCCCAGCTCTCGCCTGCTCATCGGCCCGCTGTTGAGACGGGTCGTCGGCACGCGGGCGACCGTCTGGGTGGAGACCAGCGCGCCCGCGTCGGTCACCGTCCGCACGGCCGGCGGCGCCACCGGCACCGCGCCGACCTTCTCGGCGTACGACCACCACTACGCGATCGTGGTGGTGACGGGGCTCACCCCGGACAGCGCCACGACCTACCAGGTGCTGATCGACGACGAGGTCGCCTGGCCGGTGCCGGAGAGCGGCTTCCCGCCCAGCGTGATCCGGACCCGGGCGGCCGACGACCGGGACCAGCCGGTGAACCTGCTCTTCGGCTCGTGCCGGGAGACCACCCAGCACGCGACCGCCCGGAGGCTGCCGCCGGACGCGCTCGACGCGTACGCCCGACGGTTGATCGCCGACCCGGATCCCGCCGGCCTGCCCGACCTGCTGGTGCTGCTCGGCGACCAGGTCTACGCCGACGTCACCTCGCCGACCGTGCGCAAGCTGCTCAGGCGGCGTCGGCGCCGGCCCGCGGGCGCCCCGGCCACCCAGGTGGTCAGCTTCGACGAGTACACCAAGCTCTATCTGGAGTCCTGGCGCGACCCGGAGATCCGTTGGCTGCTCTCCACGGTGCCCAGCGTGATGATTTTCGACGACCACGAGGTGATCGACGACTGGAACACCTCGGCGTCGTGGCGGGCGGACATGCGCGGCCAGCCGTGGTGGGCCGAGCGGATCCGCAGCGGCCTCGCCTCGTACTGGGTCTACCAGCACCTGGGCAACCTCTCGCCGGACGAGATCGCCGCCGACCCGCTGTACGCCAAGGTCATCGCCACCGAGGACGCCACCGGTGTGCTGCACGAGTTCGGCGAGCGGGTCGACCGGGAGGCAGACGTCGCGCACGACACCGAGCGGTGGAGAGCGGTGCAGTACCAGTGGAGCTACGCCCTAAATCTGGGACGTACCCGGCTGGTGATGCTGGACAACCGGTCCAGCCGGGTGCTGGAGTCCGGCAACCGGGCGATGCTGCCGCCGGGCGAGTGGTCGTGGTTCCTCGACCGCGCGCACGGCGTCTACGACCACCTGGTGGTCGGCGCCTCGCTGCCCTGGCTGCTGCCGCCCGGCATCCACCACGTCGAGGCGTGGAACGAGAAGCTCGCCGACTCCCGCCGACCCTGGGTGGCGAAGGCCTCCGAGTGGCTGCGCCGGGCCCTGGACCTGGAACACTGGGCGTCGTTCCGGCGCTCGTTCGACGCCCTCGGCGAGCTCTTCGCCCGGCTGGGCAGCGGCACCCCGGGCGGCAGCGGGGCGCGGGTCGGCGCCGGGCCGGCGTACGCGCCACCCGCCTCGATCAGTGTGCTCTCCGGTGACGTGCACCACTCGTATGTGGCCCGGGCGCGGTTCGCCGACCGAACCGTCCACACACCGGTGCACCAGCTCACCTGCTCGCCGATCCACAACCAGGTGCCGGCGGCGATGCGGCCGCTGATGCGGCTGGGCTGGAACCCGGGGCCGGCCGCCGCCACCCGGGCTCTCGCGCGCGCCGCCGGAGTGGGCCGGCCGAGCGTCCGGTGGCGGAGGCTGGCCGGGCCGTACTTCGGCAACGCGGTGGCCACGCTGACCCACCGGGGGCGGTCGGCCGAGGTGGTGATCGAGGGCACCACCGCCGACGGGCAGCTCCACGAGGTGGCACGGCAGGCGCTCAGCGATCAGGCGTGA
- the ftsY gene encoding signal recognition particle-docking protein FtsY, which translates to MKEYLLIALALLGVLILGGLSLVVPRLRRRAEEVEAETRAEEELAAPPVEEAPEVSTGVLVEPPVVEAPAITIEVPEPTAGRLVRLRSRLSRSQNVFGRGLLGLLTREHLDEDAWEEIEDSLITADVGIDATREIVDRLRERTRVLGTRSTTELRALLAAELVNALDPALDRSLRTAPKVDVPAVVLVVGVNGAGKTTTCGKIARVLIADGRTVLLGAADTFRAAAADQLETWGSRVGAETVRGPEAADPASVAFDAVRRGIDTRVDTVLVDTAGRLQNKIGLMDELGKVKRVVEKHGPIDETLLVLDATTGQNGLEQARVFTEVVNVTGVVLTKLDGTAKGGIVIAVQRKLGIPVKLVGLGEGPDDLAPFDPAQFVDALLGTEPLARDA; encoded by the coding sequence ATGAAGGAATACCTCCTCATCGCACTCGCCCTGCTCGGCGTGCTGATCCTCGGCGGCCTCAGCCTCGTGGTGCCCCGGCTGCGCCGGCGTGCCGAGGAAGTGGAGGCCGAGACCCGCGCCGAGGAGGAGCTGGCCGCTCCGCCGGTCGAAGAGGCGCCGGAGGTCTCCACCGGCGTGCTGGTCGAGCCGCCGGTGGTCGAGGCACCGGCGATCACCATCGAGGTGCCCGAGCCCACCGCCGGCCGGCTGGTCCGGCTGCGCTCCCGGCTGTCCCGCTCGCAGAACGTCTTCGGTCGGGGCCTGCTCGGCCTGCTCACCCGCGAACACCTGGACGAGGACGCCTGGGAGGAGATCGAGGACAGCCTGATCACCGCCGACGTCGGCATCGACGCCACCCGGGAGATCGTCGACCGGCTCCGCGAACGGACCCGGGTGCTCGGCACCCGCTCCACCACCGAGCTGCGTGCCCTGCTCGCCGCCGAGCTGGTCAACGCCCTCGACCCGGCCCTGGACCGGTCGCTGAGGACCGCCCCCAAGGTGGACGTGCCGGCCGTGGTGCTGGTCGTCGGGGTCAACGGCGCCGGCAAGACCACCACCTGCGGCAAGATCGCCCGGGTGCTGATCGCCGACGGCCGCACCGTGCTGCTCGGCGCGGCCGACACGTTCCGGGCCGCCGCCGCCGACCAGCTGGAGACCTGGGGCAGTCGGGTCGGCGCGGAGACGGTGCGCGGGCCGGAGGCCGCGGATCCGGCCAGCGTCGCCTTCGACGCGGTCCGGCGCGGCATCGACACCAGGGTCGACACCGTGCTGGTGGACACCGCCGGCCGCCTGCAGAACAAGATCGGCCTGATGGACGAGCTGGGCAAGGTCAAGCGGGTGGTGGAGAAGCACGGCCCGATCGACGAGACCCTGCTGGTGCTCGACGCCACCACCGGGCAGAACGGCCTGGAGCAGGCCCGGGTCTTCACCGAGGTGGTGAACGTGACCGGCGTGGTGTTGACCAAGCTCGACGGGACCGCCAAGGGCGGCATCGTGATCGCCGTGCAGCGCAAGCTCGGCATCCCGGTCAAGCTGGTCGGCCTCGGCGAGGGCCCGGACGACCTGGCCCCGTTCGACCCGGCGCAGTTCGTCGACGCGTTGCTCGGCACCGAGCCGCTCGCCCGGGACGCGTAG
- a CDS encoding aminoglycoside phosphotransferase family protein, which produces MTSDDRAYAGWRDPSHHLAPRLGRPYVTSQEIPLHGGNVSTVVRVGDTVRRNAGPWTPSVHALLRHLEYVGFTGAPRALGMDERNREVLSYLEGECGEYPLAPHWVTDEALVTVATMLRMFHDAQYGFTPPPGAVWRSFGPPPPDTEVICHHDAAPHNVIWRPDGTLGLIDFDLASPGARIYDVAYAAWTWVPIFSDRDSITLGWKRPDRPRRLRLFADAYGLIPRDRHRLVRTIRKRVVDHVEGIRRMAAAGEPAFVRIVHKGHLRRPMRDLRLIDYERHALEYALR; this is translated from the coding sequence GTGACGAGTGACGATCGCGCCTACGCGGGGTGGCGCGACCCCAGCCACCACCTGGCGCCGCGCCTCGGGAGGCCGTACGTGACCTCGCAGGAGATCCCGCTGCACGGCGGGAACGTCAGCACCGTGGTCCGGGTGGGCGACACGGTCCGGCGCAACGCCGGCCCCTGGACCCCCTCGGTGCACGCGCTGCTGCGGCACCTGGAGTACGTCGGCTTCACCGGCGCCCCCCGCGCCCTCGGCATGGACGAGCGCAACCGGGAGGTCCTGTCGTACCTGGAGGGGGAGTGCGGGGAATACCCGCTGGCTCCGCACTGGGTCACCGACGAGGCGCTGGTGACCGTGGCCACCATGCTGCGGATGTTCCACGACGCCCAGTACGGCTTCACCCCGCCGCCGGGTGCCGTCTGGCGTTCGTTCGGCCCACCCCCGCCGGACACCGAGGTGATCTGCCACCACGACGCCGCCCCGCACAACGTGATCTGGCGGCCGGACGGCACGCTCGGCCTGATCGACTTCGACCTGGCATCGCCGGGCGCGCGGATCTACGACGTGGCGTACGCGGCCTGGACCTGGGTGCCGATCTTCTCCGACCGGGACTCGATCACGCTGGGCTGGAAGCGGCCGGACCGGCCGCGCCGGCTGCGGCTCTTCGCCGACGCGTACGGGCTGATCCCGCGTGACCGGCACCGCCTGGTCCGGACCATCCGGAAGCGGGTCGTGGATCACGTCGAGGGCATCCGGCGGATGGCCGCGGCCGGGGAACCGGCGTTCGTCCGGATCGTGCACAAGGGTCACCTGCGTCGCCCGATGCGTGACCTGCGGCTGATCGACTACGAGCGGCACGCCCTGGAGTACGCGCTGCGCTGA
- a CDS encoding ammonium transporter: MTPGLALFYGGLNRSKGVLNMMMMSFSSIGLVSILWLFYGFTVAFGEGGRFIGDLGQYLGTRTFVGEGDLWGETGIPIYVFIAFQMMFAVITVALISGALSDRTRFAGWLVFAFGWATLVYFPVAHMVWGGGLIGGDIGALDFAGGTAVHINAGAAALALTLVLGKRVGWPRESTKPHNVPFVALGAALLWFGWFGFNAGSELTADGVTALAFINTQVATAAALLGWIVVEWVRDGRPTLVGASSGAVAGLVAVTPACAFLTPAASVLLGLVAGAACALAVGLKYRFGYDDSLDVVGVHFVGGWIGCLWIGLFGTASVSSLVASDGLLVGGDATLLGKQALGALIVTVYSFAVAYALGFVIDKTIGFRVSAEAEVDGIDVAEHAESAYDLSPTTGGGAGGAFAMAGIGAAKPVAAATDEVDEPAEPVSEKVAG, encoded by the coding sequence ATGACCCCCGGTCTGGCCCTGTTCTACGGCGGGCTGAACCGGTCCAAGGGCGTACTGAACATGATGATGATGAGCTTCTCGTCCATCGGGCTCGTCAGCATCCTGTGGCTTTTCTACGGCTTCACCGTCGCCTTCGGGGAGGGCGGCAGGTTCATCGGCGACCTGGGGCAGTACCTCGGCACCAGGACGTTCGTCGGGGAGGGCGACCTCTGGGGCGAGACCGGCATCCCGATCTACGTCTTCATTGCGTTCCAGATGATGTTCGCCGTCATCACCGTCGCCCTGATCAGCGGCGCGCTCTCCGACCGGACCAGGTTCGCCGGCTGGCTGGTGTTCGCCTTCGGCTGGGCCACCCTGGTCTACTTTCCGGTCGCCCACATGGTCTGGGGCGGTGGTCTCATCGGCGGCGACATCGGCGCCCTGGACTTCGCCGGTGGAACCGCGGTGCACATCAACGCCGGGGCCGCGGCGCTCGCCCTGACGCTGGTCCTCGGCAAGCGGGTCGGCTGGCCCCGGGAGAGCACCAAGCCGCACAACGTCCCGTTCGTCGCGCTCGGCGCCGCGCTGCTCTGGTTCGGCTGGTTCGGCTTCAACGCCGGCTCCGAGTTGACCGCCGACGGGGTCACCGCGCTGGCCTTCATCAACACCCAGGTGGCCACGGCCGCCGCCCTGCTCGGCTGGATCGTCGTGGAGTGGGTGCGCGACGGCAGGCCCACCCTGGTCGGCGCCTCCTCGGGCGCGGTGGCCGGCCTCGTCGCGGTCACCCCGGCGTGTGCGTTCCTCACCCCGGCCGCGTCGGTGCTGCTGGGCCTCGTCGCCGGTGCGGCCTGCGCCCTCGCGGTGGGCCTGAAGTACCGGTTCGGCTACGACGACTCCCTGGACGTGGTCGGCGTGCACTTCGTCGGTGGGTGGATCGGGTGCCTCTGGATCGGCCTCTTCGGCACCGCCTCGGTCAGCTCGCTGGTGGCCAGCGACGGCCTGCTGGTCGGCGGTGACGCCACCCTGCTCGGCAAGCAGGCGCTCGGTGCGCTGATCGTGACGGTCTACTCCTTCGCGGTCGCCTACGCCCTCGGCTTCGTGATCGACAAGACGATCGGGTTCCGGGTCTCCGCCGAGGCGGAGGTCGACGGCATCGACGTCGCCGAGCACGCGGAGAGCGCGTACGACCTGTCGCCGACCACCGGCGGCGGCGCCGGTGGCGCGTTCGCGATGGCCGGGATCGGTGCCGCCAAGCCGGTCGCGGCGGCCACCGACGAGGTGGACGAGCCCGCCGAGCCGGTCAGCGAGAAGGTCGCCGGTTAA
- a CDS encoding P-II family nitrogen regulator translates to MKLVTAVIKPYQLDAVKEALHALGVAGLTVSEVQGYGRQKGHTEVYRGAEYTVEFLPKIRVEVLTDEMDVDKVVDAIVAAARTGKIGDGKVWVTGVEEVVRVRTGERGLDAL, encoded by the coding sequence ATGAAGCTGGTGACCGCGGTCATCAAGCCGTACCAGCTGGACGCGGTGAAGGAGGCGCTGCACGCCCTCGGCGTGGCCGGCCTGACCGTCAGCGAGGTCCAGGGCTACGGCCGGCAGAAGGGGCACACCGAGGTCTACCGGGGCGCCGAGTACACGGTCGAGTTCCTGCCCAAGATCAGGGTCGAGGTGCTCACCGACGAGATGGACGTGGACAAGGTCGTCGACGCCATCGTGGCCGCCGCGCGGACCGGCAAGATCGGCGACGGCAAGGTCTGGGTGACCGGCGTCGAGGAGGTCGTCCGGGTCCGCACCGGCGAACGCGGCCTGGACGCGCTGTAG
- a CDS encoding ABC transporter ATP-binding protein, with the protein MNLPVHTEGLTKRYGGLTAVRDLDLTVHPGEVYGFLGPNGAGKTTTLRMLLGLVRPTAGTVRLLGRPPGAGRLTGVGALIEGPAFYPYLSGRENLRVLARYAGVGADRVALVLDLVDLTDRAGDRYAGYSLGMKQRLGVAAALLKDPRLLILDEPTNGLDPAGMADMRTLIRRLGASGCTVLVSSHLLGEVEQVCDRVGVISRGRLIAEGSVADLRGAAVLRVLADPLDRAATRARELVGAERVRVVDGGLELSVEPDRAAWLNAELVGDGVAVRELRTRERDLEQVFFDLIEKGTADVA; encoded by the coding sequence ATGAACCTGCCAGTGCACACCGAAGGGCTCACCAAACGGTACGGCGGCCTGACCGCCGTGCGGGACCTCGACCTGACCGTCCATCCCGGCGAGGTGTACGGCTTCCTCGGCCCGAACGGGGCCGGCAAGACCACCACGCTGCGGATGCTGCTCGGGCTGGTCCGCCCCACCGCCGGCACGGTACGGCTGCTCGGCCGACCACCCGGCGCCGGCCGGCTCACCGGGGTCGGGGCGCTGATCGAGGGCCCGGCCTTCTACCCGTACCTGTCGGGGCGGGAGAACCTGCGGGTGCTCGCCCGCTACGCCGGGGTCGGCGCGGACCGGGTCGCGTTGGTGCTCGACCTGGTCGACCTGACCGACCGGGCCGGCGACCGGTACGCCGGTTACTCGTTGGGCATGAAACAGCGGCTCGGCGTGGCCGCCGCCCTGCTCAAGGACCCGCGCCTGCTGATCCTCGACGAGCCGACCAACGGCCTCGACCCGGCCGGCATGGCGGACATGCGCACGCTGATCCGGCGGCTCGGCGCGTCCGGGTGCACGGTGCTGGTCTCCAGCCACCTGCTCGGCGAGGTCGAGCAGGTCTGCGACCGGGTCGGGGTGATCTCCCGGGGGCGGCTGATCGCCGAGGGCAGCGTCGCCGACCTGCGCGGCGCGGCCGTGCTGCGGGTGCTCGCCGACCCGCTTGACCGGGCGGCGACGCGGGCCCGGGAGCTGGTCGGCGCCGAACGGGTACGGGTGGTCGACGGCGGGCTGGAGCTCTCGGTCGAGCCGGACCGGGCCGCCTGGCTCAACGCCGAGCTGGTCGGCGACGGGGTGGCGGTGCGGGAACTGCGTACCCGGGAGCGGGATCTGGAACAGGTCTTCTTCGACCTCATCGAGAAGGGAACGGCCGATGTCGCGTAG